AGGGTGCGTACTTCGGCCAGTTCCGAGGAACCGAGCCGCTCGAAGACCGTTTCGGCGTCCCGCCAGCACACCCGCGCCCGGTCCGTCTGCCCCAACCGCACCAGCGCCTTGCCCAGCACCGTCAGCACCGTGGCCCGCCGCCACTCGCCGCCGATCCCGCGCAGGGCGATGGCCTGCTCGGCGTGCGAGGCCGCCAACGTGGGCCGGCGGGCGGCGAGATGGGCCTCGGCGAGCCGGAAGTGCGTCACGCCCTCCCACAGCGGTTGCCGGTTGTCGTGGAAGAGCGTCAACGCCTCCGCGAGCTGCGCCAGGGCTTCTCCCAGCCGGCCCGCCTGGGTGAGCGCGATGCCCAGCGCGTACCGGCCGTTGGCCAGCCGCAGGGTCAGGCCCATCCGGTCGTAGATGTCGATGCCCTGTTGTGCGAGCTCTATGGCGCTGGTGAGCCGGCCCAGCATCACATGGATCCGGGACAGGTTGCACAGGGCGCTGGCCTCGCCGACGAAGTTCCCGTCGGCCCGGAAGTTCTCGATGGCCTCCAACAGGAACCGTTCGCCGTCCGCGTGCCGGCCCTCGTACAGGGCGATGATGCCGCGGTCGTTGGGAGCCCAGCAGTTCGGCAGCGGGTCCTCGGCCTCGCGGGCCAGCGCCGTGGCCCGGCTGGCCTCGCCGTCGGCCTCGGCGAACCGGCCCGCGACCAGGTGCACGATGGTGAGCGTGATCCGCGCCCGCCCCTCGGCGTGCGGGTCACCGGCGGCGTGCGCGGCCTCGCACAGGGCGACGGCGGCCGACTCGTACTGCTTGGAGTTGGCCCCCGACTCGGTGAGGTCCTTGGCCGCCCACAGCAGGTCCACGGAGCGGCGCAGCACGTCGACCAGGCCGCCGCGCCCGGTGGTGCGCACGGAGGCCTGTCGGACGCACGCCAACAGCGGGTCCGCCTCGGCGAACAGCCAGTCCAGTGCGGCGCGCGGCTCGGTGAAGACCAGGCCGGGGTGGTGGGTGGCGGCCATGTGGGCGGGCAGCCGGTCGCCGGGCCGCTCCAGGGCGTACACCCCGGCGGCGGTGGCCAGGTAGAAGTCCAGGAGTCGGTCGAGGGCGGCGTCGCGCCCGCTCGGCGGCTGCTCGTCGCGCTCCGCGCAGGCACGTGCGTAGAGACGGACCAGGTCGTGGAAGCGGTAGCGGCCGGGTGCGGCGGATTCGAGGAGGGAGCAGTCGACTAAAGCCTCCAGGAGGTCCTCGGTGTCGTGCTCGGGCAGGTCGAGCACGGCCGCCGCCGCGGCGAGGGAGATGTCGGGCCCGTCGGCGAGCCCGAGGAGCCGGAACGCCCGCTGCTGGGCCGGCTCCAACTGTCCGTATCCCAGCTCGAAGGTGGCCTTCACGGCGAGGTCCCCGGCCTGGAGTTCGTCGAGGCGGCGACGCTCGTCGGCGAGCTTGGCGGCGAGGACGGACACCGTCCAGGTGCGGCGGGCGGCGAGCCGGGACGCGGCGATGCGGATGGCCAGCGGCAGGAAGCCGCAGGCCCCGACCACGTCGAGGGCGGCCTGCCGTTCGGCGCCGACCCGTTCGGCGCCGACGATTCGGGTGAAGAGCTGGAGCGCCTCCTCCGGGCTCATCACGTCGAGGTCGACGAGGTGGGCGCCGGCGAGGCCCGACATCCGGACCCGGCTGGTGACGAGCGCGGCGCAGCCCGCGGTGCCCGGCAGCAGCGGGCGGACCTGGGCGGCGTCGCGGGCGTTGTCGAGCAGGACCAGGACGCGGCGGCCGTCGAGGGTGGACCGGTACAGCGCGGCCCGTTCGGCGGGGGAGTCGGGGATGGCGGTGTCGGGGGTGCCCAGGGCCCGCAGGAAGGAGCCGAGCACGGCGACGGGCTCGGCCGGTCGCGGTTCGGTGCCCTGGAGGTCCACGTACAACTGGCCGTCGGGGAAGTGCGGGCGGGCGGCGTGCGCGACGTGCACGGCCAGGGTGGTCTTGCCGACGCCGCCGATGCCGGCGAGCGCGGACACGGCCATGACCTGGCCCTCCGCTCCGGACAGGATCTTGCCGAGTTCGGTGACGAACGGGGCGCGGCCGGTGAAGTCCGGTACGGTCGCGGGCAATTGGGCCGGCCTCACAAGGACGGGTGCGGCGGCCGGCGTGGGGTCCTCCGCGAGGGCGAGTTCGGCGTCCGCGGACAGGATCCGGCTCTGGAGGGCGGAGAGTTCGGGCCGGGGGTCGACGCCGAGCTCGTCCGCCAGGAGCCGGCGGGTGTCGGCGTACACGGCGAGGGCCTCGGCCTGCCGGCCGCTGCGGTAGAGGGCGAGCATCAGCAGCTCGCGCAGCCGCTCCCGCAGGGGGTGGGCGGCGGTGAGGGCGGTGAGCTCGGAGACGGCCTCGGCGTGCTGGCCGACCTCCAGATCGAGGTCCAGGCGCGTCTCCAGCAGCTGGAGGCGCCACTCGGCGAGCCGGGTGCGCTCGGTGTCGGCGTGCGGGCCCGGCACCCCGGCGAGGGGTTCCCCGTCCCACAGGTCCAGGGCGCGGGCCAGGAGCGTACGGGCGAGGGCGCGGTCCCCGCCGGCGCGGGCCTTCTCGGCGTCGCCGGCCAGGGCGCGGGCGATGCCCAGGTCCAGGGCTCCGGCGGGGGTGCGGATGGCGTAGCCGCCGGCGTCGGTGACGAGCAACCCGGGGTCGAGGACCTTGCGCAGGCGGGAGGCGTACGTGCGGATGGTGGCGAGGGCCTGCTGCGGGGGGTCCTCGCCCCAGATGGCGTCGATGAGCTCGGGCGCGGTGGCGGTGCGGCCGTCGCGGAGCAGGAGGACGGCGAGCAGGGCCCGCTGCTGGGGGCTGCCGGAGGGCAGCAACTCGGGGCCGCGCCAGGCCCGGATGGGGCCGAGGACGGCGAAGCGGTTCCCGCAGGGGGTGGGTCGGGGCCGGTCGGTGTCCCCTGTGGCGGCCCTCGGGGCGGTGGCGCTCCCGGCGGGCGAGGTCTTCCGGGGGGCGGTCGCGGCGGTGCTCCCGGCGACGGTTCGGGAGGGGGTTTCGGGCGGGGCGTCGACCGCGTCCGTGGTGGTCCGGGCTGCCTCGGGGTGGTTCCGCTGGTGCGGGATGGCCGGTACGCCGTCCATCTGTCGTCCCCCCTGCCTTCCGTCGTTGTAAGGGTCAGTCTGCCCTGTCTTGCACGTACACGTCAGCCCGCGGCGGACTGATCGCTTCCCCGGTGCCGTCCAACTAGCTGACGGTTCGTCAGATCGACGCTACCGTGGTTCACATGGAGACCTTCCCGAAGATCATCTCGGTGGACGACCACACGGTGGAGCCCCCTCATGTCTGGCGGGACCGGCTCCCGTCCAAGTACCACGACGTCGGCCCGCGCGTCGTCCGCGCCCCCCTGAAGGAAATGACCTTCCTGGGCGGCAAGTTCGCCCCCGTCATGGGGGCGAAGGGCGACGACGGCCCGGTGGGCGACTGGTGGGTCTACGAAGACCTGCACCGCCCGCTCACCCGCCTCGACACCGCGGTCGGGTACGACCGCGACGAGATCAAACTGGAAGTCATCACCTACGAGCAGATGCGCCCGGGGTCCTTCGCGGTTCCCGACCGGCTCGCGGACATGGACGTCAACCACGTCCAGTCGGCCCTGTGTTTCCCCACTTTCCCGCGCTTTTGCGGGCAGACCTTCACCGAGGCCAAGGACCGGGAGCTCGGACTGCTCGGCGTCCGCGCCTACAACGACTGGATGGTGGAGGAGTGGTGCGGCCCCGACGCGGCGGGCCGGCTCATCCCCCTCACCCTCGTCCCCCTGTGGGACGCCCGACTCGCCGCGGCCGAGGTCCGCCGCAACGCGGCCCGGGGCGTGCGGGCCGTCGCCTTCTCGGAGATACCGCCCCACCTCGGGCTGCCGTCCATCCACACCGACGACTGGGACCCGTTCCTCCAGGCGTGCGACGAGACGGGCACGGTCATCGCCATGCACATCGGTTCCTCCTCGCGCATGCCCTCCACCTCCGCCGACGCCCCGCCGGCGGTCGGTTCGACCATCACCTTCGCCAACTGCTGCTTCTCGATGGTGGACTGGCTGATGAGCGGCAAGTTCGAACGCTTCCCCAACCTCAAGATCATGTACGCCGAGGGGCAGATCGGCTGGATCCCCTACATCCTGGAGCGCGCGAACGTGGTGTGGGAGGAGAACCGCGGCTGGGGCGGGGTCGCCGACAAGGTGCTGCGCCCGCCGTCGGAACTCTTCGCCGAGCACGTCTTCGGCTGCTTCTTCGACGACGCCTTCGGGCTGCGGAACCTGGACTCCATCGGTGTGGCCAACGTCCTCTATGAGACGGACTACCCGCACTCCGACTCCACCTGGCCCAAGTCCCGGGAGGTCGGCGAGGCCCAGATGGGACACCTCGCCCCCGACGTGGTCGACCGCATCGTCCGCGGCAACGCCATCGACCTGCTGGGCCTCACCCCGGAGGGTCTCTGGCCGGGCGCGTAGACCCGGGCGCCGAAGCCTCACCCGGCCCGCGGCGGCCGGCGGGACGCGACCCCCGGCACGGCGCTCGGCCCCGGACGGAACGCGTCCGGGGGCCGAGCGCCGCGGCGTTCGACGGGTCGGGGCGGGCAAGGGGCTTGATCCGGCGCGACCTTGGCGCACCCCCGCCTTGCGGGCGGGAGCGACGCCAGGGCATGATTCGCCAGAGCAAACCGGGGGAGGACAGCTGTGGTGGACAAGCGGACCGTGGTGACCGTGGTGTTGTGCGCGGTGGCCGCACTGGGGGCATCCGCCGCCATGACAAAGGTGGTGCCGGCCGCAGACCAGGCGGCGGCCACACGGGCGGAGGGTGCTCCCTCGGGGCCGGCGTCACCCAGCCCGTCATCGCGATCGCAATCGCCGAAGCAACCGCAACTGTCCACGTCTCCGGCGCCCCGACCGACCGCCGTGACCCCCGGCCCGGGCGGTCCCGTGAAGTTCGCCGGGGCGCTGTTCGAAGGCAACCCGGAAGGCCGTGTGGACGGCGACCACTTCTGCACGGCGACCGTCGTGCACAGCCCCGGACGGAACCTGATCGTCACCGCCGGGCACTGCCTGGCCCCCGGCAAACAGGGCGCGAACGGCCCGATATTCGCACCCGCGTACGCCGGCACCACGGCCCCGCTCGGTGCCTGGCGGCTCGAAGAGGTCTACGAGGACGAGCGCTGGACGGATGACGCGAACGACGACTACGACCTCGCCTTCGCCCGTCTCGCCCCCGACTCCTCCGGCCGCAACATCGAGGACGTCACCGGCGCGGCCGTCCTGGACACCACGGGCCGCACGGGCGAGCAGGTCACGGTGACCGGCTACCCGGCCGACCGCGGCGTGCCGCGCACCTGCACGGCGGTGGCGGTACGCGAGAAGGCGGCGGAGCAGCGGTTCGACTGCGCCGACTTCCCCGGGGGCACCAGCGGCAGCGCGTGGATCGCCCGCGACGGCAAGATCGTCGGCGTGCTGACGGGCGGCGACACGGACGACGTCTCGACGAGCACCGTCCTCGGGGAGTACGCGGCCACCCTCTACCGCCGCGCGACCGGGACCGCGCCCGGGACCGCGAGTACGCCCGGGAGCGCCGCGGCGCGGTGAGTCGCGCCGCGGTGATCCGCGCCGCGGTGAGTCACGGCGGGGTGATCCGCGGCGCGGTGAGCCACACCGCAGTGGGCCGTGCCGAGCTGATCCGCGCTGCGGTGGGTCGTGCCGCGGTGGGTCGTGCCGCGCCGTGGCGTCCCGTGCCGCGTCGGTACGCCGGCGCGGTCGTCCCGCGCCGCGTCCCGACGGGCCGGAGCCGGGCCGGCCCCGGCTCACACCATCAGGCCGAGGTGCACCGGCTCGGCGGACACGTCCGCCAGCAGGTCCGCCAACCGCGGCGGCCACAGCGGCTCCCCGAGCGCCGCCAGCGCGTCCCGCGAGAGCCAACTCCACTGGGCGTCGGGCGACTCCGGGACGGGATCGCGCAGCGGGCCCGAGGTGACGTAGATGTGCTCGTGCTGCCGGACGGGGATGCCCTGGTGGGTGAAGTCGTGCTCCCAGGTGCAGAGCAGCCGGCGAGGTTCGAGATCGGTCCACCCGGTCTCCTCGCGCAACTCGCGCCGCACACATTCCTCGGGGCTTTCCCCGGGGTCGATTCCCCCGCCGGGGGGAAGCCAGTGGATGCCCACTTCCACGTTGTTCTCCCGAAAGAGAAATACCGATCCCGTGGGCGACAGGACCACAATGCGCGCTGCCTGACGTGGAGTTCTCATCAGATCAGGGTACGACTGAAAAGGCCGGACGGTAACTGTCCTGCAGTCGGGCGCATTTCCCGAATTCCCCGGAGCGCAGACGATTGAACACGCCGAAATCGGGGGAGTCGGCCGTTTCCGCGGGGCCGTTGACGAAATCGGGATCGGCGGTGGGCGGTGCCCGCCCGGCGGTGGGCGGTACCCGCGCCCCCGAAGGGCGCGGGCCCGGTTCACACGGCGCGGGCCGGGGTGACCCCGCGCGGGCCCGGTCGATCCGTGCGGGGTCGGTTCACCGCGCGCGGGACCGGATCGGAGCGTCGTCGTCGCGCTCGACGCACCAGTCGAGGAGCGAGGGCCAGGGGCCGTATCCCGCGTCCTCGCCCAGGTGCCCCTGGCCGGCCAGGACGTCCACCGGCAGGCCGAGCGGCTCGGCGAAGACGGCGGCGGCGCCCTCCGGGCAGCACGGGTCGTCGTCGCCGCCGACCATCCGGACGTACCCGGCCGTGGCGTACAGCTGCGCGGACGAAACCCGGGGCGGCGCGAACGCGGCGACCTCCGGGTACCGGCCCAGGTAGCCCGCCGACGGCGGGGCGACGAGGAGCACCCGGTCGACCGGGACCGCCACGTCGCCCCGGGCCGCCGCGTGGAGCCACAGCACGCAGGCCAGGCTGTGGCAGACGACGGTGCGCCGCCGACCGGGCAGCGCGCCGAGCCGCTCGCGCAGCTCGGCCAGCCACACCTCCAGGTCCGGATGGTCCGGGTCGGGAAGGGCCGGGTAGTCCACGGCGTGCCCCGAGGCCGTGAGCCGGTCGGCCAGCCAGTGTTCCCAGTGGCCGGCGGGCCGTTGGTTCTGCCAACCGTGGAGTATCAGGAAGCCGTCCTCGACCAAGGCGTCGGTCATCGTTCTCGCAATCGTGGGAAGACACCGGGAAGTTCGAAGCGATCATGGCCGCGCCCGTCCCCCCGGGTCCAGTCCCTCCGTTCCGCCCTGCCCCTCCTACCCCGCCTGCAACGCCAGCGTCGGGGAGAGGCGGGCGGCGCGGACCGCCGGGTAGAGGCCGGCGAACGTCCCGATGGCCAGGGTGGAGGCGAAGCCGCCGGTGACGGCCCAGAGGGGGACGACCCAGGGCAGGTCGCCGACCCGGGCGTAGACGGCCGTGGCCGCGCCGCCGAGGACGATGCCCGCCGCGCCGCCGAGTCCGGACAGCAGCAGGGACTCCGTGACGAACTGGATCCGGACCTGCCCCTTGGTCGCACCCAGCGACCTGCGCAGGCCGATCTCGTGGCGGCGCTCCAACACCGAGATGATCATCGTGTTGGCCACCCCGACCCCGCCCACGAGCAGGGCGATGCCGCCCAGGCCGAGCAGGAGGGTGCTGAAGGCCCCTTCCGTGGCGGCCTTGGCCTGGAGCGCCGCGGAGGGATCGGTGACGGAAACGGTGCTGGGACTCGACGGGTTGGCCGTCCGGCCGACGAGGTCGCGGACGGCGGTGACCCGGTCGTCCGCCGAGCGTTCGTAGACGGCCGTCGGGTGGCCGTCGAAGCCGAGCAGCCGCTCCGCCGCCTCCCAGCCGACCAGCGCGGAGCGTTCGATCTCGGGGGCCAGCGGGATCGGCTCCAGGATGCCGATCACCGTGAAGTACCGCCCGCCGATGAAGACCTGCCGGCCCGGCTCCGTGATGCCGAGCCGGCGCGCCGAGACGTCGCCGAGCACGACGGAGGGATAGCGGCCGGTGGCCTCGTTGAGCCAGGTCCCCTTCGCCATCCGGGCGCGCAGCGTGTCGAGCAGCCGATCGCGGGCCGCCTTCACGGCAATGGCTCCCGTCTCCTCCTTCGGGATGTTCTCCGACCGGCGTACGGACTCCTTCACGTCACCCGTCGTACCGACCGACTCGACCCCCTCGATGCGGCCGATCATGCCCGGGGCGTCCTTCGGCAGTTTCGTGTCCTGCCCGCTGAACATGGACTGCCCCGGCGTCACGACCAGCATGTTCGTACCCAGCTTGTCGAGTTCCCGCAGCAGCTTGGCCTGGCTGGACGAGGAGATCCCGACGACCGCGATCATCGTCGCGATCCCGATGGCGATCCCGAGCGCAGAGAGGAACACGCGCACGGGCCGCGACCGCAGCCCCGCCGAACCTACGTGGAACACGTCGCGGGGGCTCAGCCGCGGCGGGACGAGCCGTCGCGCGCGCATCCTCGTACCGGTCCTCGCACCGGTCCTCGTACGGCCCCTCGTGCGGCCCTTCGTACGGGCCCTCGTGGGGGTGTCGCTCATGTGACCGCCCCCGACCGGTTCCGGTCCGCGCCCTGTCCCGCGCCCTGTCCCGGGCCGGGGTTCCACACGTCCGCGACGATCTCGCCGTCGCGGATCCGCACCTGCCGGGGCAGGCTCGCGGCGATCTCCTGATCGTGGGTGATCACGGCGATGGTGGCACCGTCCCGGTTCAGTTCGCGCAACAGCTCCATCACCGACTCCCCGGACGCCGTGTCCAGCGCCCCGGTCGGCTCGTCCGCCAGCAGCAGATCCGGTTCGCCCGCCACCGCGCGGGCGATGGCGACGCGTTGCTTCTGCCCGCCGGACAGTTCGTGGGGCCGGTGGTCCATCCGGTCCCCGAGGCCGACCCGCTCCAGGGCCGCAGCCGCCCGCCGGCCGCGCTCGGCCCGCGAGAAGCCGCAGTACAGCAGCCCCTCGGCGACGTTCGCCCGGGCGCTGATGCCCGGTACCAGGTGGAAGGACTGGAAGACGAAGCCGACATGACGCGAGCGCAGCGCGGACAGGGCCCGGTCGGACAGGGTCGCGACGTCGTACCCGGCGATGGAGACCGAGCCGGCGGTCGGCCGGTCCAGGGTCCCGACGATGTGCAGCAGGGTGGACTTGCCGGAGCCCGACGGGCCGACGATGGCGAGGAGTTCGCCGCTCGCGACGGTCAGGTCGACCCCGCGCAGGGCCGCGACGCCGCCCGGGTACTCCTTGGTGACGCCGGTGAGCTCCACGACGGTCGTGGCGGGCCGGTCCGCGAGCAGGTCCGCGGGCGGGTCCGCGGGCGGGGCTGCGCGTCGGTCCGCGGACGGAGCCCCGGGCCGGTCCCAGGGGCGTGTCGTCGTGTCGTGCGTGGGTGTGGGTGTGGCCGGGGGCGTGTCGTGCGGGGTGTCGGGCGTGTCGTGCGCGGTCATGTGGTGGGCACCCCCACGCGCATGCCCTCCTTGAGGGAGTCGCCCGTGACCTCCACCCGGCCCTGCCCGAACATGC
This region of Streptomyces sp. NBC_00513 genomic DNA includes:
- a CDS encoding ABC transporter ATP-binding protein, coding for MTAHDTPDTPHDTPPATPTPTHDTTTRPWDRPGAPSADRRAAPPADPPADLLADRPATTVVELTGVTKEYPGGVAALRGVDLTVASGELLAIVGPSGSGKSTLLHIVGTLDRPTAGSVSIAGYDVATLSDRALSALRSRHVGFVFQSFHLVPGISARANVAEGLLYCGFSRAERGRRAAAALERVGLGDRMDHRPHELSGGQKQRVAIARAVAGEPDLLLADEPTGALDTASGESVMELLRELNRDGATIAVITHDQEIAASLPRQVRIRDGEIVADVWNPGPGQGAGQGADRNRSGAVT
- a CDS encoding amidohydrolase family protein; amino-acid sequence: METFPKIISVDDHTVEPPHVWRDRLPSKYHDVGPRVVRAPLKEMTFLGGKFAPVMGAKGDDGPVGDWWVYEDLHRPLTRLDTAVGYDRDEIKLEVITYEQMRPGSFAVPDRLADMDVNHVQSALCFPTFPRFCGQTFTEAKDRELGLLGVRAYNDWMVEEWCGPDAAGRLIPLTLVPLWDARLAAAEVRRNAARGVRAVAFSEIPPHLGLPSIHTDDWDPFLQACDETGTVIAMHIGSSSRMPSTSADAPPAVGSTITFANCCFSMVDWLMSGKFERFPNLKIMYAEGQIGWIPYILERANVVWEENRGWGGVADKVLRPPSELFAEHVFGCFFDDAFGLRNLDSIGVANVLYETDYPHSDSTWPKSREVGEAQMGHLAPDVVDRIVRGNAIDLLGLTPEGLWPGA
- a CDS encoding alpha/beta hydrolase, which encodes MTDALVEDGFLILHGWQNQRPAGHWEHWLADRLTASGHAVDYPALPDPDHPDLEVWLAELRERLGALPGRRRTVVCHSLACVLWLHAAARGDVAVPVDRVLLVAPPSAGYLGRYPEVAAFAPPRVSSAQLYATAGYVRMVGGDDDPCCPEGAAAVFAEPLGLPVDVLAGQGHLGEDAGYGPWPSLLDWCVERDDDAPIRSRAR
- a CDS encoding ABC transporter permease, translating into MRARRLVPPRLSPRDVFHVGSAGLRSRPVRVFLSALGIAIGIATMIAVVGISSSSQAKLLRELDKLGTNMLVVTPGQSMFSGQDTKLPKDAPGMIGRIEGVESVGTTGDVKESVRRSENIPKEETGAIAVKAARDRLLDTLRARMAKGTWLNEATGRYPSVVLGDVSARRLGITEPGRQVFIGGRYFTVIGILEPIPLAPEIERSALVGWEAAERLLGFDGHPTAVYERSADDRVTAVRDLVGRTANPSSPSTVSVTDPSAALQAKAATEGAFSTLLLGLGGIALLVGGVGVANTMIISVLERRHEIGLRRSLGATKGQVRIQFVTESLLLSGLGGAAGIVLGGAATAVYARVGDLPWVVPLWAVTGGFASTLAIGTFAGLYPAVRAARLSPTLALQAG
- a CDS encoding NUDIX hydrolase, with protein sequence MRTPRQAARIVVLSPTGSVFLFRENNVEVGIHWLPPGGGIDPGESPEECVRRELREETGWTDLEPRRLLCTWEHDFTHQGIPVRQHEHIYVTSGPLRDPVPESPDAQWSWLSRDALAALGEPLWPPRLADLLADVSAEPVHLGLMV
- a CDS encoding BTAD domain-containing putative transcriptional regulator gives rise to the protein MDGVPAIPHQRNHPEAARTTTDAVDAPPETPSRTVAGSTAATAPRKTSPAGSATAPRAATGDTDRPRPTPCGNRFAVLGPIRAWRGPELLPSGSPQQRALLAVLLLRDGRTATAPELIDAIWGEDPPQQALATIRTYASRLRKVLDPGLLVTDAGGYAIRTPAGALDLGIARALAGDAEKARAGGDRALARTLLARALDLWDGEPLAGVPGPHADTERTRLAEWRLQLLETRLDLDLEVGQHAEAVSELTALTAAHPLRERLRELLMLALYRSGRQAEALAVYADTRRLLADELGVDPRPELSALQSRILSADAELALAEDPTPAAAPVLVRPAQLPATVPDFTGRAPFVTELGKILSGAEGQVMAVSALAGIGGVGKTTLAVHVAHAARPHFPDGQLYVDLQGTEPRPAEPVAVLGSFLRALGTPDTAIPDSPAERAALYRSTLDGRRVLVLLDNARDAAQVRPLLPGTAGCAALVTSRVRMSGLAGAHLVDLDVMSPEEALQLFTRIVGAERVGAERQAALDVVGACGFLPLAIRIAASRLAARRTWTVSVLAAKLADERRRLDELQAGDLAVKATFELGYGQLEPAQQRAFRLLGLADGPDISLAAAAAVLDLPEHDTEDLLEALVDCSLLESAAPGRYRFHDLVRLYARACAERDEQPPSGRDAALDRLLDFYLATAAGVYALERPGDRLPAHMAATHHPGLVFTEPRAALDWLFAEADPLLACVRQASVRTTGRGGLVDVLRRSVDLLWAAKDLTESGANSKQYESAAVALCEAAHAAGDPHAEGRARITLTIVHLVAGRFAEADGEASRATALAREAEDPLPNCWAPNDRGIIALYEGRHADGERFLLEAIENFRADGNFVGEASALCNLSRIHVMLGRLTSAIELAQQGIDIYDRMGLTLRLANGRYALGIALTQAGRLGEALAQLAEALTLFHDNRQPLWEGVTHFRLAEAHLAARRPTLAASHAEQAIALRGIGGEWRRATVLTVLGKALVRLGQTDRARVCWRDAETVFERLGSSELAEVRTLLASQVAA
- a CDS encoding serine protease, which translates into the protein MKFAGALFEGNPEGRVDGDHFCTATVVHSPGRNLIVTAGHCLAPGKQGANGPIFAPAYAGTTAPLGAWRLEEVYEDERWTDDANDDYDLAFARLAPDSSGRNIEDVTGAAVLDTTGRTGEQVTVTGYPADRGVPRTCTAVAVREKAAEQRFDCADFPGGTSGSAWIARDGKIVGVLTGGDTDDVSTSTVLGEYAATLYRRATGTAPGTASTPGSAAAR